A genome region from Lytechinus pictus isolate F3 Inbred chromosome 16, Lp3.0, whole genome shotgun sequence includes the following:
- the LOC135157015 gene encoding uncharacterized protein LOC135157015, protein MGRYWNTVIISPPRSKMNSPPSPSSPKSPSKFLQTLRNSPSLLRKRFMNSDSELYCDGTKERSFHVRYDGRVTVRSLRVRDAVTAVEKLAPLCKAHQNHHQPINTTCSLRVDKSTITFEDCSHDVLESLPLFCIAYCATDLRHPRAVALTCKTRESIHCYVFEATSRDKASEIVNYVRKAFEAAWMDWKRSHPEGEDPRERQIRLSPPGHVPL, encoded by the coding sequence ATGGGAAGATATTGGAACACCGTAATCATATCTCCACCGCGGTCAAAAATGAATTCACCGCCGAGCCCTAGCAGTCCCAAATCACCGAGTAAATTCCTCCAGACGCTAAGGAACTCGCCTTCATTACTACGGAAACGATTCATGAATTCTGATAGTGAGTTATACTGCGACGGAACCAAGGAGCGATCATTCCATGTGCGTTACGATGGACGCGTAACGGTGCGGTCACTGCGGGTTCGTGACGCGGTTACCGCGGTCGAAAAATTAGCCCCGTTATGTAAAGCGCACCAAAACCACCACCAGCCAATCAACACCACGTGTTCGTTGCGCGTTGATAAAAGCACGATCACATTCGAAGACTGCTCCCATGATGTTCTTGAGTCGTTACCGCTGTTCTGCATCGCGTATTGCGCGACGGATCTCAGGCATCCACGCGCGGTGGCGTTGACGTGCAAAACAAGAGAATCTATCCATTGTTACGTATTCGAAGCGACGTCGCGGGACAAAGCGTCAGAAATTGTGAACTATGTGAGGAAAGCTTTTGAAGCAGCCTGGATGGACTGGAAAAGAAGTCACCCAGAAGGTGAAGATCCGAGAGAAAGGCAAATCAGATTATCACCTCCTGGACATGTACCGCTTTAA